Proteins encoded by one window of Haliotis asinina isolate JCU_RB_2024 chromosome 6, JCU_Hal_asi_v2, whole genome shotgun sequence:
- the LOC137286149 gene encoding octopamine receptor beta-2R-like, producing the protein MIQEYIIATHDDGAVSVENYTWLPPTPVERTEGAILIMVAVIGGLGNLVTIAAIFVIRSFRKSSSAFLCHHCLLDIIKSLMCIPFGYSLLMNTHVQYCNTLGASYIFLMTLTAYNLLAILINEEYQLQEGKRQTRGDYCCIVFGLFMIWFTTILLHLGVVFIPGTTEYNNDIGSCVFLYGKPSNFVIHVLWVLLVSGALMVSVVSFVQFYRKLHSQSKCHRWTLIHQTISMEMNATDSSDDEHHIEFDDIAKKKALKNLKIYMRRVIIMVMMVGSYTLFWYPLFLLTLFDIHYAQPAHVYRYLTIFAWTHPLTTPVFCGMILYDLFQRQTLTREVYSNSLPMKTSRSKEALRHKLHQKYKAYDTGFMNENFESTPSHQPLRGGAINDDADGSDNERFASSEQPLTLNYEGSTLIY; encoded by the coding sequence ATGATTCAAGAGTACATTATCGCCACCCATGATGATGGTGCTGTGTCGGTGGAGAACTACACATGGCTGCCACCGACCCCAGTTGAACGTACAGAGGGCGCCATTTTGATCATGGTAGCAGTCATAGGGGGGCTTGGCAACCTGGTAACAATAGCAGCCATCTTTGTAATCCGTAGTTTCCGAAAGTCCTCCTCCGCTTTCCTCTGTCATCACTGCTTGTTGGACATTATAAAGTCTCTGATGTGTATTCCATTTGGCTACAGTTTATTAATGAACACTCATGTGCAGTACTGTAACACTCTGGGAGCCTCGTACATCTTCCTGATGACGCTTACTGCCTACAACCTTCTTGCCATCCTCATCAACGAAGAGTATCAGCTGCAGGAGGGCAAACGTCAAACAAGGGGAGACTACTGCTGTATCGTCTTTGGGCTCTTCATGATTTGGTTCACCACCATCCTCCTCCATCTTGGTGTCGTGTTTATCCCTGGCACCACTGAGTACAACAATGACATCGGTAGCTGTGTCTTCCTCTACGGCAAACCCAGCAACTTCGTCATCCATGTTCTGTGGGTGCTGTTGGTGTCCGGAGCTTTGATGGTGTCTGTCGTCAGTTTCGTGCAATTTTATCGCAAGTTACATTCTCAGTCTAAATGTCACAGATGGACACTGATCCATCAgacgatttccatggaaatgaatGCAACTGATTCCTCAGATGATGAGCATCACATAGAATTTGATGACATCGCCAAAAAGAAAGCTTTAAAGAACTTAAAGATCTACATGCGTCGTGTGATCATCATGGTAATGATGGTGGGGTCGTACACCCTGTTCTGGTATCCGCTGTTCCTCCTCACGCTGTTTGACATTCACTACGCCCAGCCCGCCCACGTGTACCGATACCTCACCATCTTCGCCTGGACTCATCCTCTCACCACACCTGTCTTCTGCGGCATGATACTGTATGACCTTTTCCAACGTCAGACTCTCACACGAGAGGTGTACAGCAACTCACTCCCCATGAAGACATCCCGATCCAAAGAAGCACTCCGACACAAACTACATCAGAAGTACAAAGCTTACGACACAGGATTCATGAATGAGAACTTTGAGTCTACACCATCCCATCAACCACTTCGAGGTGGTGCCATCAACGATGATGCTGACGGAAGTGACAATGAGAGGTTTGCATCATCCGAGCAACCACTGACTTTAAACTATGAGGGATCCACGCTGATATACTGA